The DNA sequence GTTCTCTAAATCTACAGTTAGTTGATAGCCTTCCTTCTCTGCTACGTTTTTGAAGAGCTGATCAACCGTTTCCTCTGGAAGAACGATTGGCAAAATGCCGTTCTTGAAGCAATTATTATGGAAAATATCTGCAAAGGACGGCGCGATTACTACGTTGAAGCCGTAATCTAACAGCGCCCACGGAGCATGCTCACGGGAAGAGCCGCAGCCGAAATTATTGCGGGCAATCAGAATGTGTGCATCCGCGTAGCGGGGCTTGTTTAACTCGAAATCGGGATTGATATTTTCCTGCTCATCGAAACGCCATTCATAGAAGAGAAATTGACCGAACCCGGTGCGCTCAATGCGCT is a window from the Aneurinibacillus sp. REN35 genome containing:
- the leuD gene encoding 3-isopropylmalate dehydratase small subunit, yielding MEPFKKITSVVAPLDRVNVDTDAIIPKQFLKRIERTGFGQFLFYEWRFDEQENINPDFELNKPRYADAHILIARNNFGCGSSREHAPWALLDYGFNVVIAPSFADIFHNNCFKNGILPIVLPEETVDQLFKNVAEKEGYQLTVDLENNKISDDEGLDISFSVNPYRRECLLQGLDDIGVTLMQEDKISEYEKTYPSYYKITQ